In a single window of the Mugil cephalus isolate CIBA_MC_2020 chromosome 6, CIBA_Mcephalus_1.1, whole genome shotgun sequence genome:
- the ptgs2b gene encoding prostaglandin G/H synthase 2 — MNIFTSAVFLLVLVFHLCEAGNPCCSEPCQNRGVCTAMGADNYECDCTRTGFYGQNCTTPEFLTRLKMSLKPSPNTVHYILTHFKGFWNIVNNISFLRDAIMSYVLTSRSHMIDSPPIYNADYGYKSWEVYSNLSYYARTLPPVPEGCPTPMGVVGKKELPDIKVLAEKLLMRRQFIPDPQGTSLMFAFFAQHFTHQFFKTDMKKGPAFTLAEGHGVDLNHIYGGTLEKQHKLRLHKDGKLKYQEIDGEVYPPTVKDVGVEMHYPPHVPDSHRFAVGHEAFGLVPGLMMYATIWLREHNRVCDVLKEVHPDWDDERLFQTSRLILIGETIKIVIEDYVQHLSGYHFKLKFDPELLFNQRFQYQNRIASEFNTLYHWHPLMPDSFHIEEADYNYKQFVFNTSVVTEHGINNLVESFSKQIAGRVAGGRNVPGPIMYVAMKSVEHSRTMRYQSLNAYRKRFSMKPYSSFEDLTGDKEMAAILEELYGHVDAVELYPGLLVEKPRPNSIFGETMVEMGAPYSLKGLMGNAICSPEYWKPSTFGGSAGFDIINTASLQKLVCNNVRGPCPVASFHVPDVKETGSMIINSSTSRGSDINPTLILKERTTEL; from the exons ATGAATATATTCACATCAGCGGTTTTCCTTTTGGTGCTTGTGTTTCATCTCTGTGAAGCTG GTAACCCCTGTTGCTCAGAGCCATGTCAGAATCGGGGCGTTTGCACAGCAATGGGTGCAGACAACTATGAGTGTGACTGCACACGTACAGGGTTTTATGGACAAAACTGCACAACGC CTGAATTCCTCACCCGGTTAAAAATGTCCCTGAAGCCATCACCCAACACCGTACACTACATTCTCACCCATTTCAAGGGCTTCTGGAACATCGTCAACAACATCTCATTTCTCAGGGATGCCATCATGAGTTACGTCCTGACAT CCCGCTCCCACATGATTGATAGCCCTCCAATTTATAATGCGGATTATGGTTACAAAAGCTGGGAAGTCTACTCCAACCTTTCCTACTACGCGCGCACACTCCCCCCTGTGCCAGAGGGTTGCCCAACCCCTATGGGAGTTGTAG GTAAAAAAGAGTTGCCAGATATTAAGGTTTTGGCTGAGAAGCTCCTCATGAGGAGACAGTTTATCCCCGACCCACAAGGCACCAGCCTGATGTTTGCATTCTTCGCCCAGCACTTCACACACCAGTTCTTCAAAACTGATATGAAGAAAGGACCTGCTTTCACCCTGGCTGAAGGGCATGGG GTGGACCTCAACCACATTTACGGAGGCACCCTGGAGAAGCAGCACAAGCTCCGACTCCACAAGGACGGCAAGCTCAAATATCAG GAAATCGACGGAGAGGTGTACCCGCCGACAGTGAAGGACGTGGGCGTCGAAATGCACTACCCTCCTCACGTCCCCGACTCTCACCGCTTCGCCGTCGGTCACGAGGCGTTTGGCCTGGTCCCCGGCCTGATGATGTACGCCACCATCTGGCTCCGCGAGCACAACCGCGTGTGCGACGTGCTGAAGGAGGTCCACCCCGACTGGGACGATGAGAGGCTCTTCCAGACCTCACGTCTCATCCTGATTG GTGAGACCATCAAGATTGTGATCGAGGACTACGTGCAGCACCTTAGCGGATACCACTTCAAGCTCAAGTTTGACCCCGAGCTGCTCTTTAACCAGCGTTTCCAGTACCAGAACCGCATTGCATCAGAGTTTAACACCCTGTACCACTGGCACCCACTGATGCCTGACAGTTTCCACATTGAGGAGGCCGATTACAACTACAAACAGTTTGTCTTCAACACCTCGGTAGTGACTGAGCATGGCATAAACAACCTGGTGGAGTCATTCAGCAAGCAGATCGCAGGACGG GTTGCTGGTGGCAGAAATGTTCCTGGACCTATTATGTACGTGGCCATGAAGTCCGTAGAGCACAGCAGAACGATGCGTTACCAGTCCCTTAACGCCTACAGGAAACGGTTCTCCATGAAGCCCTACAGCTCTTTTGAAGACTTAACAG GAGATAAAGAAATGGCTGCAATTCTGGAGGAGCTGTACGGGCACGTCGATGCCGTGGAGCTGTACCCGGGCCTGCTGGTGGAGAAGCCCAGACCTAACAGCATCTTTGGGGAGACGATGGTGGAGATGGGAGCCCCTTACTCCCTCAAGGGCTTGATGGGCAACGCCATCTGCTCCCCGGAGTACTGGAAGCCCAGCACCTTCGGAGGCAGCGCCGGCTTCGACATCATCAACACCGCCTCCCTGCAGAAGCTCGTCTGCAATAACGTCCGGGGTCCCTGCCCCGTGGCGTCCTTCCACGTGCCCGACGTCAAGGAGACGGGGTCCATGATCATCAACTCGAGCACGTCACGTGGCAGTGACATCAACCCCACACTCATTCTGAAAGAAAGGACTACTGAgctctaa